AGCTGGCTACACTCCGGGCTGCCTGTCGAACATCATTCACTGGGAAAACAGAGTTGCAAGTAAGGGGAGTCACGCCCACACCCACAGTTGAAAAtgatcttctccctcctctccttcctcattgtTCATCTCTTCCAGGGCAAGATCCTCCAATCCCATCTTTCTTCTcgttatctccctcccttcttgctTCCACCTCTTAGGAAATCTCTCTCTGGTTTTCTCCTCACCCAGGGGCAATTTTCGTTTGTTTACCTTCTTCTCACCTCTCATCAGCAATTCTACTCTATCTTCCTGCCCTTGCAAGACTcagtctcccttctctcccccttctcagGTTGCCTTAGTCCTCCCCTAAGTGTCCCCCAAACTGTTCCTGTCCCCAAATCCCCTCTGTTCCTGTACCTACCAAAGTCCTTCCCAGTCCTCCCTATGACCTGCTATATATCTCTATGCAGATCCCAATTCCCCATTCTCAAATACTTGCATCTTACTCTTTTCCcgtccttcctctcttctttgtgGGTCCCAATTCTCCAACGTTATTTGCAActatccttcccatttttttccctctttccctcatgGAAGGACTTACATTTGTAGTAGGCAAATTGGAGGTAGTGATACATCGTAGCCACGAACTTGTCCACAAAGTAGCCACCCACATTGGGGGTTAAGTTAGCTTCACAGTCCACTTTGCACTGCAGAGATTCTGCAAAACGGTCTAAGGAGTGGAAGGGATGGGGATGGACAAATAAGACAGATACAACATCTAACCTTCCCCAGTCTCAAATTACTCTCATCCTTTGGAATGAAGCAACAAGAGCCCTGGGGAAAGCACTAGAGGCTCAAGGACTCTGAGGGAATTTCAAGGAAACTCAGATGGAATTATGGAGGGTAGCTGAGCAGAACCCAGGCGCCACTTCCTACATTCTCTCGCCCTAGAaaacatttcatattattttgtatCCAAGTCACCAAAGATATCATTGAATAAATgcatgatgaagaaaaaagaggcTGGTCATGTGGTAAGAGGGAGAAATAATGGGTATTTGTGTTCCATTGATACTTCCAATATTAAGACCATTCATTAAGAGCTCCCCActcatctcacatcacttagATATCTTCCCCTCATATCTACCTCCTCCTTCATTCTTGTCTCAGACGAAAAGGTGGCCCTTTTTCTTGCTAAGGTCAATCTCTCTACATTCATCCTTGAtatcattccatcccatcttctctagcagatggccccactctctcttttattatccatctctccctatctactatCTTCTTCCCCTACAAAAACACCCATgcctccccatccttaaaaaaacaaaacaaaaaaaaacctacttgTTTCTTCCATCCCTGCCAGCTACTATCCTGTATCTCACCTCTCCTCAGTTAAATGTGAAAAAGCCTTCTATACTAggtgcttccatttcctctcttctcactcattTCTAAATCCTTTGCCATCTGCTTTCAACCTTACGATTCAACTGAAATTACTCTCAAGTTATCAATGagctcttaattgccaaatctaatagccttttctcaatccccatatttcttgacctctctgcagcatctgacactgttgatcaccttaTTCTACTCACTAGCCtctcctctctagattttcatgatactgttctcctggttcccctATCTCTGATCCATGTCACGGTTCTCTCACTAAACATAGATGTCCCTAAGTATTCTgttctgggcccttttctcttctccttcaatATTATATCAACTGATGACCTCATCAGGTCTCATGGGTTCAGTTTTCATCTCTATCTATGTAGGTAATTCCCAGAGTTATATAGCCAATCCTTATCTCTTCCCTTAGTTCCAGTACTGAATCTCCAGTTGCCTTTTGGAAATCTCTGAGTGAcccataggcatcttaaactcattatgtacaaaaatagaattcattctttcccccaaatccttcccctcttctgaaataTCTTTCATACAGTAGGTAGTCATTGAAGGTTTACTGAActgaaatcaggaaactgaggttagtgAGGAGAATCTCCTGTGGAGATAAGATTTAGCAAGGGTCTAAGATGGGGAAGGGTCCTGCATTGCggaagaaaagaagggacaaACGCTGGAGGACATGAGTCCTcatggctggcacacagtaggtacttaataaatatttattgaatggaattgcATCTCCATTgggtaatttatgtttttgtaaatattcatgcaTTTCCCTCAGATTGTCAGATTCACTGGCAGGTAACTGGataaaatagttcctaattattgttttaatttcttcttcattgctggtgatttcactcttttttatttttgacactggtaatttggttttcttctttcttctttttaatcaaattaaccaatggcttatctactttattattttgtttcattttcataaaaccagctcctagatttatttgttagttcaataatTTCCTTAGTTTCAGTCTTATTtatctcacctttgattttcaggatttccaatttggtggtcatttggggatttttaatttgatctttttcTAGTTTTGGATTGAATCACAAGGGTGATTCAATGGGGGAAAACCTGAGGACATGCAGAATGATAATATGAGATAGTATCAAGGTACCTGCAATAGCTGGGTAGAAATCCTTGAAGTCTGAGAGCTCATGGGTCCCCTCACAACCAGCCAGGCAATTGGCAAAGACAGTGAGATAGTCAGCAAGAGCTCGCTCCATATCCCCAACACTGCTGCGGAAATCACCACTATTGTAGAGTTTCACAGCCTGGACGAACACTGCCTGAGAATGGAGATATTTGGGGAAGTCAAACCCTAGCCTTCTGACAAACTGTGGAATGGTGTGAGGAGACTCCTCTCCAAGCCCATGTCCCAgtccttcccttttttccaccAGATTCAGCCATTTTCCATATTCCCTTCCTGTCCTCCCCCTCCCTACTTCCCCCCACAGGCTCCCACCTCATAAGGGTGGGCCTCCAGGTCCGTGAGGTACTCATCCACATCCAGGAGTCCCCGGTAGTAGTTCAGGTACTTGGTAGTCACCTCATGCTTGGGGTTTCTTTGTAGGAAGGTGTAGGCAGCTGCCACTGCTTTCTCTAACTGGTTAGACTAGATAGAAAGGGGAGgttgagggggtgggggagagacagagCATCAAAATAGAGGAATCACTCAAATTCTTGGAGAAGAATAAGGAAGAAGAAGTTCTTGTAATTCCCTGAATATAAATCTCATCCCAGTCCTTCTGGGCTCTGGAGATGGAGGCTGGGaacactgggggaaaaaatggtgatGGGATCAGAGTGGGGAAAGGGTGTACTAAAGGCCAAACATAGGGGCTGGAGGGGAAGAAGGTAGGGGAAGAAATCAatcaattcacacacacacatgtaataaGCATCTGTTATATGTTAGGTACTATGTTAAGccctggagatagaaagacaaaagtacaattatccctgccctcaaaagtTTACCCAGAGGTAAGAGGGAAATAACAGGCACACttataaataataacaaagtagCTTATGGGATAAGAAAAGGCCTCATATGGAGGCCTGTAGAGCTCAACTCAGAAGGGAGCTAGTGCGTCTAGaattggagatgaggaggaagtcaATTCCAGGCACAGGGATCAGTCTGGGTAAAAGGCACAGTGAAGCAGGATGGAATGTTGTTTATACCAGGAATAACAAGTAGATCGTTCTGACTGAACCAACAAGGGAAATAAGGTGTAATAAGCCTAGCAAGGTGGCTGAAGGCCAGACCAGGAAGGCTTCTCaatgccaaacaaaagagttGACATTTTTATTTCAGAGGACATAGGGAGACACTGGGGCTTTTTGAACAAGGGAGATGACAGGATCAGACAAGAAACTTTAGGAATATTACTCTGATTCTTGTGTGAGAGATAGCGCACTCAAGAGGGGAGATCCCTGAAGTAGGGAGAACAGTGCTGTTGTAATAGTACGGGTAAGAGGAAATGAAAGATGAGGGCACATTGGCGAAGACAGAGATGGGAAACGttgggaaacagaggcaaaggtTGGGAGGGAAGAGAAACAAGGATAGTCGGATCAATTCAAGAGAGTAGTATGAACTAGGGGATattaagggaagagaagaaagggctGAGAGACACTGGAGGAGGATATGAGTCCTcatggctggcacacagtaggcacttaataaatgtttattgaatgaattgaatttatattgggtaatttatatttttgtaaatattcatccatttcactcagATTGTCAGATTCATTGGCATGTAACTGggtaaaatagctcctaattattgttttaatttcttcttcattgctgGTGATTttgccctttttatttttgatactggtaatttggttttcttctttttaatcaaattaaccaatggcttaTCTACTTTactggtttttttccccataaaaccaactccgagatttatttattcattcaatagttttcttactttcagtctGATTcatctcacctttgattttcaggatttccaatttggtgctcaattggatatttttaatttgatctttCTCTCGTTTTGAACTGAATCTACATTGGGGGAGAGATGCAGGGATGGTGAAACACTGAGGTATTAGGAGCTGTAGATGGGGAagcagagggagaaagacagaagtTGGAGGGATACTGGTGGCAGAGGATTGGGCACTggcatagcaaaaaaaaaaagggataaagACTGGAGAATACTGAGGAAAGACAGGTAGCTGAAGGCCAAAAAACTGAGAAGAACTAGGGATTCTAGTTCGATTCTAGTTCGAGGTGCTGAGAGAGAGCAGGGGCGGAGAGAAGTAGGGAGGAATACCTGTACCTTGAATAGGGCATAATGCAGGTACTGATAAGGCAGCCGACTCTGGAAGTCCTTGAGCAGCTGTCGAGGAGGGTAAGGCACCTGGAAGGCTGGCAGGGTCCTTTTGCACCGCCTCAGGCAGGCTGCCCGTTCTAACACCTGCCCAAAAAACCATAGCTCTCGGCCCCACTCTTCCTCCAGCTCCTCCTTGGTGCCCCAGGCTGGGGAGTGCTCCCCAGAAGGTCTGGTACTGCTACAGTTGGCATGGCAGAAGGCCTCACTGTCCTGAAGTAGCCTGTGCAGCCTCAATGATGCCTCCAGGTAGCGGGCACTCTCCTTCCAGCTCTCGCCCTCATACTGCTCCAGGGCATAGGCATAGGCTGAACCTAAAGGCATTAGGTCCTCAGGGGGGAAGCCCCGAAAACTGTACTTCTCATACTGTGCCCAGACACTGGCCACCAGAAGAAGAAGCAGCCCCCATGCCTGCCCCATGCCCCAAGCCCAAAATCCCACGGGCTCCTTGAGGGCCCTGGCCTCCAGATGCTGAAGAAGGGtttgggaggtggggaaaggggcGGGGATTTGGGGAACTGGTCAGGGAGGAGCAGAGGGGCAGCTAGCTGGGTCTTAGTGCCTGTCTATCTAAGGAGGGTGGGGGGGTACTAGGGGTACATGAGGGGAAATGGGGAACATACGCAAGAATTTGTCCTTGGGGAgtgagggagtgaggaagaagcAATGGTCTAAGGCCCACCAAATTCCCAGCACTCCCTTCCGATATCTTCAACTCCTCtgtgagaagttaagtggctaCAGGCCTGGCTTTCAGGAAGGACCCCCCAGCTCTGGCTCGTCTGCTTGCAGAGGGAGTGGCCCAGGCTATCCACACGTGGAGACCTCCATCTCCTCCACCATCTCCTCCACACTTTAcgatcaggaaactgagggagaagaCGAATGTCTCTCCGTACATATCATCCAGTTAGCCATACATCCCAGATGCCCAGACTTTCCGGGGGAATATGGTAATACTATTTAATCTTGTGATTTCAGGTCACCCCattaaatatttgtaactcgcttagcacagtgcttggcacataatagtcGTTTAATCAATGCTTCCCCATCTGTATCCCTGTCTCTGGCCCACCTCCACCAGAGTCTCCAGTATGCTGGAAAGTCTCCAGGGAGAGGAGACACCCCAGGCCATATTCCTATCCCCACCAGATTACATTGCCTCAGGATCCTGGAAACCTGGGAAGTTCTTCCAGCTGTCTAGCCTTAGAGACCCGTGGCTGAGCCGGTAGTGTGATTGATGCTCAGAGGATTTTGCCCACCCTGAGACCCTCTTGGCTTCTGGTGGGAATTCCAGCATGGGTTGGGGGAGTGATTGGAAGGCTGGATCCAGAGAATCAGCTTCAAGATTAGTAGTTTCTTTAAGTGCCAGGGCACATTAAAAAGAGATTCCCACTCCTTCCCACCCCAatttggggaaagagggagggacacGTTGGAAGGAGTCATCCAGGCGCTAGGACCCAGTGGCGTCACTGGAAAAAGAAGCTGCAAGTTTTCCTAAAtagttgtttcaatttttttcctttccccaaagcttcttccctccccccacctccccattttGCCCCCGCAACTTTATCACCTGGGGGGTGGCAGGAGGGATGGAGAGACTCCCTTAGGAAAGTTTGAGGTCTCCGAGATTCTTTGTCTGGCCTCTTGTccacctccctcccaccccctgaACTCCCCCCGCAGCCAGCTCAGCTTCCCCAGCCCCCATTCCACGTAGACtgctttgggggaaggggggggtgCATTGACAGGAAGGGGGGGAGCCAGCACTGGGCGAAGGAGAAgtcggaggaggaggaggaggcggagaAGGCGCCTTAGTCTCTCTCACTCCCAGCCAGACCAGCTCCAGGCACCATGTCCCCCTGGGGTTCCCTCAACCGCCTCCTCCCCCTATTCCCCatcctgctcctgctgctgcagGCCTCGGGAAGGGCCCTAGGCCGGGCCAGTCCCGGTGGGGGGCCCTTAGAAGATGTGGTCATTGAGAGGTACCACGTCCCCCGAGCCTGTCCTCGAGAGGTGCAGATGGGGGACTTCATCCGCTACCACTACAATGGCACCTTTGAGGATGGCAAGAAGTTTGATTCCAGGTAATGGGGTGGGGGACCCCCAAAACACACTACTCCCCCCATCTCCTGAGCACAACCTGTCGCTGACCTCAGAGATTCACTTTCTTTTACTCTTAAACATACTTGGTCTCCCACAAATCCTCTGTACCTAAAGACATCCTGttctccattctttctcctcccatccctCCATTCATACACCTCCCCCCATCCTCCCCAAACTGCCTGAGATAACACTCAAGGGTCTCATCGTCTTTTTGCCTGTGATCTGCATGTTGTTTGCATATGCTGAATGTATTTTCCAAAGAAGAAGGGTGTGGGTACACAGGGGTATACTCCACTGCATCTGCATACCaacagtatatatgtgtgtggggtggTGAATATCAGTCTGGGACCCCTTTCAAACAGATTGCCCCCCATCTTACTTTGACACTagctccctttcttcctccccacaccCTACCAGTTTTGAGGGTCTTTGATGTCAGAAAGGGAGCTGAAACTTATCTGAAGGAAC
The DNA window shown above is from Notamacropus eugenii isolate mMacEug1 chromosome 2, mMacEug1.pri_v2, whole genome shotgun sequence and carries:
- the P3H4 gene encoding endoplasmic reticulum protein SC65 produces the protein MGQAWGLLLLLVASVWAQYEKYSFRGFPPEDLMPLGSAYAYALEQYEGESWKESARYLEASLRLHRLLQDSEAFCHANCSSTRPSGEHSPAWGTKEELEEEWGRELWFFGQVLERAACLRRCKRTLPAFQVPYPPRQLLKDFQSRLPYQYLHYALFKSNQLEKAVAAAYTFLQRNPKHEVTTKYLNYYRGLLDVDEYLTDLEAHPYEAVFVQAVKLYNSGDFRSSVGDMERALADYLTVFANCLAGCEGTHELSDFKDFYPAIADRFAESLQCKVDCEANLTPNVGGYFVDKFVATMYHYLQFAYYKLNDVRQAARSVASYMLFDPADSIMQQNLVYYRFHRERWGLQEEDFQPREEAMRYHNQTTELRELLDFARLYLQSDDEMELEESELPLEAEPPPSDTEFEGDGDYEEGIYADWWQEPSAKGDDAEAEPEQA